A part of Methanocalculus alkaliphilus genomic DNA contains:
- a CDS encoding DUF190 domain-containing protein: MLDDGLLLRIYIAESAKINGKTGYKVLVEYFKEKGFPGCTVFRGMIGFGHEKKLRTVDVFNLSLDLPVVIDLVDTSERIMAVVPEVEEMVEHGLVIIQQVQMIRKRP; the protein is encoded by the coding sequence ATGTTGGACGATGGATTGTTACTTCGCATTTATATTGCTGAATCGGCGAAAATTAATGGTAAAACAGGGTATAAGGTTCTTGTTGAGTATTTCAAAGAGAAAGGCTTTCCAGGATGCACCGTCTTCCGGGGTATGATCGGCTTTGGTCATGAGAAGAAACTCAGGACAGTGGATGTTTTTAACCTTTCACTGGACCTTCCGGTTGTCATCGATCTGGTAGACACAAGCGAGAGGATTATGGCTGTTGTACCTGAGGTGGAGGAGATGGTGGAGCACGGGCTGGTAATTATCCAGCAGGTACAGATGATCAGGAAAAGGCCATAA
- a CDS encoding prenyltransferase/squalene oxidase repeat-containing protein — MIHPFQFTIRYIRERRCQDGGYCFYRLNEPNASDTYYALASLQMLDSIPEDDEDTLSFLHTFQREDGSFSNVYVGYAVIRSLILLGDKPSRDPSDWILSSLLPPSDRTRPIESSSGLWQLYLLTSLCRCLSITLPEKRCETIGTAVRNQRNNEGGFGSQSPTMAETSHALSILHNLGYPVAVPGSELFIQRCEDLEYGFLPMPGVRPSYLEDVHAGLLASSILGYRSSFLRHCESFIRRCYHANGGYVRSIFGGSTTLENTYYALDALRMIRISRNDNAEGRSDLLAVA; from the coding sequence ATGATACATCCTTTTCAGTTCACTATCCGGTATATTCGGGAAAGACGGTGTCAGGATGGCGGATATTGTTTTTACCGCCTGAATGAACCAAATGCCTCCGATACATACTATGCTCTTGCATCGCTTCAGATGCTCGATTCGATCCCTGAAGACGATGAAGATACTCTCTCATTTCTTCATACATTTCAGAGAGAGGATGGCAGTTTCTCAAATGTGTATGTCGGATATGCGGTGATCAGAAGCCTGATTCTTCTCGGCGACAAGCCATCCAGGGACCCATCAGACTGGATCCTCTCTTCGCTCCTCCCGCCGTCTGATCGAACCCGGCCGATAGAATCGTCTTCTGGCTTATGGCAGTTGTATCTTCTGACCAGTCTCTGCCGGTGCCTGAGCATCACCCTTCCCGAAAAGAGATGCGAAACAATCGGTACTGCAGTTCGTAATCAGAGAAATAATGAGGGGGGGTTTGGCTCTCAATCTCCAACCATGGCAGAAACCTCTCATGCTCTCTCAATACTTCATAATCTTGGGTACCCTGTTGCAGTACCTGGGTCTGAGCTATTCATTCAGCGTTGTGAGGACCTGGAATATGGTTTTCTTCCCATGCCCGGCGTACGCCCCTCGTATCTTGAGGATGTTCATGCCGGCCTTCTTGCATCCTCAATCCTCGGATACCGTTCCTCTTTCCTTCGCCACTGTGAATCATTCATTCGGAGATGCTACCATGCAAACGGTGGATATGTACGATCGATTTTTGGAGGTTCGACGACGCTGGAAAATACGTATTACGCGCTGGATGCATTGCGGATGATCAGGATTAGCCGAAATGATAATGCCGAAGGGAGATCTGATCTCCTGGCAGTTGCCTGA
- a CDS encoding heavy metal translocating P-type ATPase, giving the protein MTDQNRKAVDIGIVGMHCASCALAVEKAVSEIEGVDSVTVNLATEKVRVVLGGETIPLPEIEEAIKKAGFTPAAQTITIRIGGMTCAMCAAGVEKILSSLPGVVSASVNLGTEQATISYHPGIISVDQLKKAITSAGYTAHSTGDEGAEEEQAAQEKDLREKLTRSIIGFAVSAVLILVMYLHPPLPLPMPYFFFLVSTPFFLYLAYPIFRSAVRSLSNGILDMDVMYAMGIGTAYGSSVLSTFNIFLTGEFNFYETAVMLAAFLTLGRYLEARAKGRTGEAIRSLISLQPKRATLLRNGTEIQVPADEIQAGDQILVRTGEAVAVDGIVIKGEGSVDESLVTGESVPVMKVDGSEVIGGTILTSGTLTVTATRIGRDTVLAQIIRMVEEAQGTKPPVQRIADSVVSIFIPFVLLIATVSFFLWYVILGETLLFATTALISVLVVACPCALGLATPTAITVGLGRGAELGILIRSGETLERSGAITTVAVDKTGTLTMGRPVVTDVVPSGRSEDDLLYLAGSVEKLSLHPLATAIAEKAGRAGIAAGDVTGFETIGGQGVLGVIDGQSVMIGTRAFLESRSVSIPKKALGSMVRLENEGKTVPLVAVDGRYAGLFAITDPLKPTSATAVKAFTEMGLAVVMITGDNERTARVIGEKVGISKILSGVLPDRKALEVQRIQEQGGVVAFIGDGINDAPALAQADVGIAISGGTDVAVETGGIVLMHDDLIDAAAAIQLSQKVMGRIRGNLFWAFIYNILLIPIAAGLLTPFFGVTFRPEYAGLAMALSSVTIVSLSLLLKGYTPPAKKLEVVN; this is encoded by the coding sequence ATGACCGATCAGAACAGAAAGGCAGTTGATATTGGAATTGTCGGGATGCATTGCGCAAGCTGTGCTCTCGCGGTGGAGAAGGCCGTATCAGAGATCGAGGGCGTCGATTCCGTCACCGTGAATCTCGCCACCGAAAAGGTACGGGTTGTACTGGGTGGAGAGACCATTCCCTTACCGGAGATAGAAGAAGCGATCAAAAAAGCCGGCTTCACCCCTGCAGCTCAGACGATCACCATTCGTATTGGCGGGATGACCTGTGCGATGTGTGCGGCGGGGGTTGAGAAGATCCTCTCCTCACTCCCCGGTGTCGTTTCAGCATCTGTTAATCTCGGAACCGAACAGGCGACCATCAGCTATCATCCTGGCATTATATCGGTTGATCAGCTGAAGAAAGCGATCACCTCTGCCGGGTATACCGCCCATAGCACTGGTGATGAAGGAGCAGAGGAGGAGCAGGCAGCACAGGAGAAGGATCTCCGAGAGAAACTCACCCGTTCGATCATCGGGTTTGCCGTCTCTGCCGTTCTGATACTTGTGATGTATCTCCACCCCCCGCTCCCCCTCCCGATGCCGTACTTCTTCTTCCTGGTTTCGACCCCATTCTTCCTCTACCTTGCCTATCCCATCTTCCGGTCAGCAGTACGTTCCCTCTCCAATGGCATCCTTGATATGGATGTTATGTATGCGATGGGTATCGGAACCGCTTATGGATCCAGTGTCCTATCGACCTTTAATATCTTCCTTACAGGTGAATTCAACTTCTATGAGACGGCTGTCATGCTTGCTGCCTTTCTTACCCTCGGCAGGTACCTTGAGGCACGTGCCAAAGGCAGGACAGGCGAAGCCATCCGGTCCCTCATCTCGCTCCAGCCCAAGAGAGCGACCCTGCTTCGGAATGGTACAGAGATACAGGTCCCAGCAGATGAGATCCAGGCCGGAGATCAGATCCTCGTCCGAACCGGGGAAGCTGTCGCCGTTGATGGCATTGTAATAAAGGGTGAAGGGTCAGTTGATGAATCTCTTGTGACGGGTGAGTCGGTCCCGGTGATGAAGGTGGATGGATCCGAGGTTATTGGGGGAACGATCCTCACCAGCGGAACCCTCACCGTCACGGCAACACGGATCGGCAGGGATACCGTTCTTGCACAGATCATCCGGATGGTTGAGGAGGCGCAGGGAACAAAACCCCCTGTTCAGCGGATTGCGGATTCCGTTGTCTCAATCTTCATACCTTTTGTCCTTTTGATCGCCACCGTCTCGTTTTTTCTCTGGTACGTTATCCTCGGTGAAACACTCCTCTTTGCAACGACGGCACTCATCTCCGTCCTTGTCGTCGCCTGTCCATGTGCGCTCGGGCTTGCGACCCCGACGGCGATCACCGTCGGTCTCGGCAGGGGTGCCGAACTTGGTATTCTCATCCGCAGCGGCGAGACACTGGAACGGTCCGGTGCGATCACCACTGTTGCTGTTGATAAGACCGGCACCCTGACGATGGGCCGCCCTGTCGTTACTGATGTCGTTCCTTCCGGGAGATCCGAAGACGACCTCCTCTATCTTGCCGGGTCTGTGGAGAAACTCTCCCTTCATCCTCTGGCAACGGCGATAGCAGAGAAGGCCGGGAGAGCCGGAATTGCTGCCGGAGATGTGACCGGATTTGAGACGATAGGGGGCCAGGGAGTTCTGGGAGTGATAGATGGCCAGTCCGTCATGATTGGTACCCGTGCCTTCCTGGAAAGCCGCTCGGTCTCTATTCCAAAGAAGGCTCTCGGTTCGATGGTTCGACTGGAAAATGAAGGCAAAACCGTTCCGCTCGTTGCTGTGGATGGGCGGTATGCCGGTCTCTTTGCCATCACCGATCCCCTCAAACCAACCTCAGCAACTGCTGTGAAAGCTTTCACGGAAATGGGGCTCGCCGTGGTGATGATCACAGGTGATAATGAGCGAACTGCCCGTGTCATTGGTGAGAAGGTTGGTATTTCGAAGATATTATCCGGTGTTCTCCCTGACAGAAAGGCTCTGGAGGTGCAGAGAATTCAGGAGCAGGGGGGTGTTGTCGCCTTCATCGGTGATGGGATCAACGATGCTCCGGCGCTTGCACAGGCCGATGTCGGCATTGCCATATCAGGTGGAACCGATGTAGCGGTTGAGACCGGTGGGATCGTTCTGATGCATGATGATCTCATTGATGCGGCGGCCGCGATCCAGCTCTCACAAAAGGTGATGGGGAGGATCAGGGGCAATCTCTTCTGGGCTTTTATTTATAACATTCTTCTCATCCCGATTGCAGCCGGGCTCCTTACCCCGTTCTTTGGGGTTACTTTCCGGCCTGAGTATGCCGGTCTTGCCATGGCGCTCTCCTCTGTCACCATCGTCTCTCTCTCCCTTCTCCTGAAGGGATATACTCCACCAGCAAAGAAGCTTGAGGTGGTAAATTGA
- a CDS encoding CrcB family protein has product MKSNYVLYLLIALGGFIGAALHKCVEQLIPSLPGTLFANVVGCVFIGIFMYESIYIGAFSREARLFFGVGMTGSFTSFSTLAVETFLATPHIAVMNIITNLLMGLSGIYIGRYLITYKRGI; this is encoded by the coding sequence ATGAAGAGTAATTATGTTCTCTACCTCCTCATCGCACTGGGGGGCTTCATCGGGGCGGCTCTCCATAAATGTGTTGAACAGTTGATTCCATCACTCCCTGGAACCCTTTTTGCGAACGTTGTCGGCTGTGTCTTTATCGGTATTTTTATGTACGAATCAATTTACATCGGGGCATTCAGCCGTGAGGCGCGTCTCTTCTTTGGAGTTGGTATGACCGGGTCGTTCACTTCATTTTCGACGCTCGCTGTGGAGACTTTTCTTGCGACTCCGCATATTGCAGTTATGAATATTATTACGAACCTCCTCATGGGGCTTTCCGGGATCTATATCGGCAGGTACCTGATAACCTACAAACGAGGGATTTGA
- the eno gene encoding phosphopyruvate hydratase: MSTSLSHSVLNLNGQEDGRASPRLQSWVVDEATELRDNNHERFMGMGVLTAVDHVNRTLAPSLIGMDAGDQRAIDLTMIDCDGTPNKSRIGANAILGVSMATARAVALSQGIPLYEYLKIDAGYLMPVPMMNVLNGGVHAQWQGADFQEYMIVPFGAPDFRTALQWGAETYHTLQILLKKKEYPTAVGDEGGFAPKVASNEEPLELITESIEEAGYTPGREIGISLDPASSGFFSDSKYELKREGRRLDSNEMIAYYRSLVESYPIISIEDGLAEDDWKGWVKLTNELGEDIEIIGDDIFVTSRPLVQRGIETGAANSVLIKLNQIGTVTETLSTIRSARDAGWGINISHRSGETSDSFIADFSIATSAGKLKTGAPCRGERVEKYNQLLRIEEELGSKAMYAGRKAFIR, translated from the coding sequence ATGTCAACCAGCCTATCGCACTCCGTCCTGAACCTAAACGGTCAGGAAGATGGAAGGGCAAGCCCACGACTTCAGTCGTGGGTAGTTGACGAGGCGACTGAACTTCGTGACAATAATCATGAGCGGTTCATGGGAATGGGCGTTCTTACTGCCGTGGATCACGTGAATCGAACTCTCGCTCCATCCCTGATCGGAATGGATGCAGGAGATCAAAGGGCCATTGATCTGACCATGATTGATTGTGATGGCACCCCGAATAAGAGCAGGATTGGTGCAAATGCGATTCTCGGAGTATCAATGGCAACAGCCCGCGCCGTTGCGCTATCACAGGGAATCCCGCTGTATGAGTATCTGAAGATAGATGCAGGATATCTGATGCCGGTCCCGATGATGAATGTTCTCAACGGAGGAGTGCACGCGCAATGGCAGGGAGCGGATTTTCAGGAATATATGATTGTCCCCTTCGGTGCCCCGGATTTTCGCACAGCACTTCAATGGGGGGCTGAAACCTATCATACATTACAGATCCTCCTGAAGAAGAAAGAGTACCCGACTGCTGTAGGGGATGAGGGTGGCTTTGCCCCGAAGGTGGCATCCAATGAAGAGCCGCTTGAGCTCATCACCGAATCAATTGAGGAGGCGGGATATACACCGGGCAGAGAGATTGGCATATCACTCGATCCTGCATCAAGCGGCTTCTTTTCTGATTCGAAATATGAACTGAAGCGTGAGGGGAGGAGACTGGATAGCAACGAAATGATTGCATATTACCGATCACTTGTTGAATCATACCCCATCATCTCAATCGAGGATGGCCTTGCCGAAGATGACTGGAAAGGGTGGGTAAAACTGACAAATGAGCTTGGAGAGGATATCGAGATTATTGGAGATGATATCTTCGTCACATCCAGGCCGCTTGTACAGAGAGGAATTGAGACAGGGGCAGCAAATTCCGTGCTGATAAAGCTTAATCAGATTGGAACCGTTACCGAAACACTCAGCACAATCAGATCTGCACGGGATGCTGGCTGGGGTATCAATATATCCCATAGGAGTGGAGAGACGTCCGATTCCTTCATTGCAGATTTTTCCATCGCCACATCCGCAGGAAAACTCAAGACCGGTGCACCCTGCCGGGGCGAACGTGTTGAGAAGTACAATCAGCTCCTGAGGATTGAGGAAGAATTAGGGAGTAAAGCAATGTACGCAGGAAGAAAGGCATTCATACGGTGA
- a CDS encoding fluoride efflux transporter FluC, giving the protein MESILLFGIGGAVGSVFRYEISKLQPLGGIPTGTLLVNVIGSFLLSVIVFSVMFEDSIRLIATGSLGGLTTFSTFSFETFRMLENHDYNTMGVNILLNCAGSILGVGLGYLLILCC; this is encoded by the coding sequence ATGGAATCCATACTTCTTTTTGGTATCGGAGGGGCTGTCGGATCGGTATTCAGGTACGAAATCTCAAAGCTTCAGCCGCTTGGGGGTATTCCGACCGGAACGCTGCTCGTTAATGTAATTGGCAGCTTCCTCCTATCCGTTATCGTCTTCTCGGTTATGTTTGAAGATTCGATTCGCCTCATAGCAACCGGATCTCTTGGGGGATTGACAACCTTCTCAACATTCAGCTTTGAGACGTTCAGGATGCTGGAAAACCATGATTATAACACAATGGGGGTAAATATCCTGTTAAATTGTGCAGGAAGTATTCTTGGAGTGGGCCTTGGATATCTGCTGATACTATGCTGCTAA
- a CDS encoding RNA-guided endonuclease InsQ/TnpB family protein → MLLTVKVKLHPTEDQHQKLLRTMERFNEACNYISEFAWRNKVFNKVDLQKNLYYDIRGTFSLSSQMVIRAIGKVSESYLADRSGYHEFRPHGAIIYDQRILAIKTPDTCSILTLDGREMVSMSYGRYQPLDLKRVKGQADLVLVKNQFYLLIVVDVPEEPQIEPEEIIGVDLGIANIATTSTGETFSGQKCTESRKRYTRIKADLQSVGTWDAKKHLKKLSGKERRFKNDTNHCISKQIVAEAKGTQSGIALEDLTGIRDRTPGYKALAAAIGKWAFYEIAMYIRYKAHMAGIPVYLVDPQYTSQQCSHCGYTSRENRKTQSDFFCIKCGYTDNADINAAKNIASRADVNQPIALRPEPKRSGRWKGKPTTSVVGS, encoded by the coding sequence ATGCTTCTAACAGTGAAGGTGAAACTCCATCCAACCGAGGATCAGCACCAGAAACTGCTCCGTACAATGGAGCGTTTCAACGAAGCATGCAACTATATTTCAGAATTCGCCTGGAGAAACAAGGTTTTTAACAAAGTCGACCTTCAAAAGAACCTGTACTATGACATTCGCGGTACATTCTCCCTGTCATCTCAAATGGTAATTCGTGCGATTGGCAAAGTATCCGAAAGTTATCTTGCGGATCGATCCGGTTACCATGAGTTCAGGCCTCATGGAGCAATCATCTATGATCAACGTATCCTGGCGATAAAGACTCCTGATACCTGTTCTATCCTGACACTTGACGGAAGAGAGATGGTATCGATGTCATATGGCAGATACCAGCCTCTCGATCTCAAACGGGTAAAGGGTCAGGCTGATCTCGTCCTCGTCAAGAACCAGTTCTATCTCCTGATCGTGGTAGACGTACCTGAAGAACCACAGATTGAACCTGAGGAGATCATCGGAGTCGATCTCGGTATCGCCAATATCGCAACAACATCGACAGGTGAAACCTTCTCCGGGCAGAAATGTACTGAATCCAGAAAGAGATACACCCGTATTAAAGCGGATCTTCAATCCGTTGGTACATGGGACGCAAAAAAACATCTCAAAAAACTCAGTGGAAAAGAACGCCGATTCAAGAATGATACAAACCACTGTATCAGCAAACAGATCGTCGCTGAAGCCAAAGGCACACAATCCGGTATCGCGTTGGAAGATCTGACAGGTATCCGTGATCGGACACCCGGTTATAAGGCGTTAGCAGCGGCAATCGGTAAATGGGCGTTTTATGAGATAGCAATGTACATCCGATATAAAGCACATATGGCTGGTATCCCGGTCTACCTCGTTGATCCCCAATATACATCCCAACAATGTTCTCATTGTGGATATACGAGCAGGGAAAACCGGAAAACCCAGTCTGACTTCTTCTGTATCAAATGTGGATATACGGATAATGCGGATATCAATGCCGCAAAAAACATTGCATCAAGGGCTGATGTCAACCAGCCTATCGCACTCCGTCCTGAACCTAAACGGTCAGGAAGATGGAAGGGCAAGCCCACGACTTCAGTCGTGGGTAGTTGA
- a CDS encoding ferritin — MIGQKMEELINNQINAELYSSYLYLSMSAWCSQETWNGFAHWMRIQAQEELSHAMKLYDYLVERGGTVRLAAIEKPKDAWASPLALFKEVYEHEQKVTGMINAMMAEAIKQKDYAAEVMLHWFVSEQVEEEANASELVAKLEKIGDSTGGLFQLDHHLGKR; from the coding sequence ATGATCGGACAGAAGATGGAAGAATTGATCAACAACCAGATTAATGCGGAGTTGTACTCGTCATACCTGTACCTCTCCATGTCAGCCTGGTGCTCACAGGAGACCTGGAATGGCTTTGCCCACTGGATGAGAATTCAGGCACAGGAAGAGCTCTCCCATGCAATGAAGCTCTACGATTACCTGGTGGAACGCGGCGGCACGGTCCGGCTGGCAGCTATTGAGAAGCCGAAGGATGCATGGGCAAGCCCGCTTGCGCTCTTCAAAGAGGTGTATGAACATGAACAGAAGGTCACCGGGATGATCAATGCGATGATGGCCGAGGCAATCAAACAGAAGGATTATGCAGCGGAGGTCATGCTTCACTGGTTCGTCTCCGAGCAGGTTGAGGAAGAGGCAAATGCTTCGGAACTTGTCGCCAAGCTTGAGAAGATCGGCGACTCCACCGGTGGTCTCTTCCAGCTTGATCACCATCTCGGGAAGCGCTGA